One part of the Coffea eugenioides isolate CCC68of chromosome 10, Ceug_1.0, whole genome shotgun sequence genome encodes these proteins:
- the LOC113749034 gene encoding trihelix transcription factor GT-2-like — MMLGTSSSSAGGLIGGNSAEAGAAGATGAAAAIEAGAAPHDSGGSGEVGGGTGGAIPSGFSEDEKARIEEGERAAGGNRWPRQETLALLKIRSEMDVAFRDSSLKGPLWEEVSRKMAELGYQRSSKKCKEKFENVFKYHKRTKEGRASKADGKTYRFFDQLEALETNPSMQLPQPPTRPQPPTAAAAAMAVPMQAAASNPPISSHGTVSSAPLSPNPVSFAQNFLPQNVTSNAIPTIPSLPPSQSQHLHPPPPTTNAANPPPPPPHHHHHHHPSNTSFPHHPSLSTSMLSNSSSSSTSSDEDIGRRHLRKRKWKDFFERLMKNVIDKQEELQKKFLDTLEKRERDRMIREEAWRVQEMARINREHDLLVQERSMAAAKDAAVIAFLQKITEQQNPNNPNTTPIRLPAQLQLPETTRIPPPAPPPMVPPSMSVSVPQATPVTPIPPPAAAAAVAPQPPTQATMGAAPTRNLESSPNKTDNGIQNFMQPSSSRWPKAEVQALIRMRTNLDVKYQENGPKGPLWEEISSGMRKLGYNRNSKRCKEKWENINKYFKKVKESSKKRPEDSKTCPYFHQLDALYREKAKGETTSFASGYPNVKPENPMVPIMARPEQQWPLQQDQQQQQQQQQQQQQQQPDSAMEDHGSDNMDENDHDEDDGDEDEDEDEGAGYEIVTNKQASSVATTVE, encoded by the exons atGATGTTGGGCACATCTTCTTCCTCAGCTGGTGGCCTAATAGGAGGCAATTCAGCTGAGGCCGGGGCTGCGGGGGCCACTGGGGCAGCGGCAGCAATAGAAGCTGGAGCCGCTCCCCATGATAGTGGTGGAAGCGGCGAAGTAGGCGGTGGGACGGGAGGAGCAATCCCGAGTGGATTCAGTGAGGATGAAAAGGCAAGGATTGAAGAAGGTGAGAGGGCAGCTGGGGGTAATAGGTGGCCTAGACAAGAAACATTGGCCCTCCTAAAAATAAGGTCTGAAATGGATGTTGCTTTTAGAGACTCAAGTCTTAAAGGTCCATTATGGGAAGAAGTTTCCAG GAAAATGGCTGAACTTGGCTATCAACGGAGCTCAAAGAAGTGTAAAGAAAAGTTTGAGAATGTTTTCAAGTACCACAAGAGAACCAAAGAAGGCCGAGCTTCAAAAGCAGATGGCAAAACTTATCGCTTCTTTGATCAATTGGAGGCACTTGAGACTAATCCCTCAATGCAATTGCCTCAACCTCCAACAAGGCCTCAGCCTCCAACGGCGGCGGCTGCGGCAATGGCCGTGCCAATGCAGGCTGCAGCTTCAAATCCTCCGATCTCATCACATGGCACTGTTTCATCGGCTCCGCTCTCACCAAATCCAGTAAGTTTTGCTCAAAACTTTCTGCCCCAAAATGTTACTAGCAATGCTATTCCCACCATCCCTTCACTGCCACCTTCTCAATCACAACACTTGCATCCGCCGCCGCCAACGACGAACGCTGCaaatcctcctcctcctcctcctcatcatcatcatcatcatcatccgaGCAACACTAGTTTTCCTCATCATCCCAGTTTATCGACGAGTATGTTGTCCaattcttcatcttcatctacTTCGTCCGACGAGGATATCGGAAGGCGGCATttgaggaaaaggaaatggaagGATTTTTTCGAGAGACTAATGAAGAATGTGATCGACAAGCAAGAGGAGTTGCAGAAGAAGTTTTTGGACACACTAGAGAAACGGGAGCGCGACCGGATGATAAGAGAAGAAGCGTGGAGAGTTCAAGAGATGGCTAGAATTAATCGAGAACACGATCTTTTAGTCCAAGAAAGATCCATGGCGGCCGCGAAAGATGCAGCAGTCATTGCATTCTTGCAAAAGATCACTGAACAGCAAAACCCCAACAATCCTAATACTACTCCAATTCGGCTTCCAGCGCAACTCCAATTGCCAGAAACAACTCGAATCCCGCCGCCTGCTCCGCCGCCTATGGTTCCTCCGTCGATGTCGGTATCAGTCCCACAAGCAACGCCTGTAACACCAATTCCACCacctgctgctgctgctgcagtTGCACCACAACCACCCACACAAGCAACAATGGGGGCCGCGCCAACGAGGAATCTGGAAAGCAGTCCTAATAAAACGGATAACGGGATTCAGAATTTCATGCAACCGAGCTCTTCTCGCTGGCCTAAGGCTGAAGTTCAAGCTTTGATTCGTATGCGAACCAATCTTGACGTCAAGTATCAAGAAAATGGACCCAAGGGGCCACTCTGGGAGGAAATATCATCAGGAATGCGTAAACTGGGGTACAACAGAAATTCCAAGAGATGCAAGgagaagtgggaaaacatcaacAAATACTTCAAGAAAGTCAAGGAGAGCAGCAAGAAAAGACCCGAGGATTCAAAAACTTGTCCATATTTCCACCAGCTCGATGCTTTATAcagagaaaaagcaaaagggGAAACGACTTCATTTGCCTCTGGATACCCAAATGTTAAACCCGAGAATCCCATGGTGCCAATCATGGCTAGACCAGAACAACAGTGGCCGTTACAACAGGATcaacaacagcagcagcagcaacaacaacagcagcagcagcagcagccggATTCTGCAATGGAGGATCACGGGAGCGATAACATGGATGAAAATGACCATGACGAAGATGATGGGGACGAAGATGAGGACGAAGATGAAGGAGCAGGATACGAGATAGTGACAAACAAGCAGGCTTCGTCTGTGGCGACCACAGTCGAGTAG